CGCGTGGCCTCGCCGAACGCTGCGAAGCGCTGGGTGTCGATTTCCGCTATGGTCACGACATCCGCGATGTCGAGCTGCACAAGGGCGAAATCCTCTCGGTGCGCACCCACAAGGGCGAGATCGACGGCGAGCTGTTCGTGCTGGCGCTCGGCAGCCATTCACCCCGACTTGCCCGCAAGCTTGGCCTGTCGCTGCCGGTCTATCCGGTGAAGGGCTATTCCGCGACCGTGCCGGTGGGGACAAGCAACAGCGCGCCGCAGGTCAGCCTCTATATCGCCGAGAAGAAGGTGGCGATGAGCCGGCTGGGCGGTCGGCTGCGCATCGCCGGCATGGCCGATATCGCCGGATACGATTTGAACCTCGAACAGGCACGCGCCCGGCAGGTGCTGGAGAGCGGCCTGTCGCTGTTCCCGGATATCGACGGCAAGGAAGCGGAGTTCTGGTGCGGGTTGCGCCCGCTGACACCGGACGGGCTGCCGGTGCTGGGCAGCTGCCGGGTGCCGAACCTGCTGCTGAATACCGGCCACGGCACCTATGGTTGGACCTATGCCTGCGGCTCCGCACAGGTGATCGCAGACCTCGCGGCGGGACGCACGCCGGACCATGACCTCAGCGGCATGACAATCAGCCGGTTTTCGCTGTAGTCCGCTGGGCCAGCCAGATGCCGGCGAAGATCGCCGCCATGCCGGCAAAATGGAACCAGTACAGCCGCTCCCCCAACGTCAGCACCGCCAGCAGCGTGCCGAACACCGGCACCAGATAGATGAAGTAGCCCGCCGTGCCCGGCGAGGTTGCCTCAATGCCCTTCTGCCAGAACAGGAAGGCCAGCACGGAGGGAAACACTGCCAGGAAGACCAGGCTGACCAGCGGCACCCATCCGACATCCGCCGGCGACGGCCACCAGGCCGCGCCCGCCGCCGCCTCCCACGCAAAACCGAGGCCGAGGAAAAACCAGCCGGCGACAAAGGCGGCTAGCTGGAAGGGCAGCATCGGCAGGCGCGGCTTCAGGCGCGCCAGCAGCACGGAATAGCTGGCCCAGCACAGCATCGCCGCCAGGATGATCGGGTCGCCGGGGTTGAAGCGCACCGCCAGCAGCGTCTCAAGGCTGCCCTGGCCGACGATCAACACCACCCCGGCCAGACATACCGCCACACCCATCAGCCGCTGCCGGCCGATCACATGGCCCAGCAGCAGCCGGGCAACGATCAGGATCATCACCGGCATGGTGGCGTTCAGCAGCGACAGGTTGGTGGCCGTCGTATAGCGCAGCCCGACATAGACCAGCGTGGTGAAACCGGTGACCGACAGGAAGCCCAGCACCAGCACCGCCAGCCAGTCCTGCCGAAGGGTCGCGCGCTGCTTCCACAGCGCCGGCAGCGCCAGCGGCGCCATCACGATCACTGCCCCGCTCCAGCGCCAGAAGGACAGGCTGATCGGCGGCACGCTACCCACCAGGAAACGCCCCAGCGCCGGGTTGGCGGCCCAGAACAGGGCCGCCAGGGCCAGCAGCAGGTAGGCTTGCCGTTGCGACACGGTCTGTTCTCCTCGCTGTAGAGCCGGATCAGCCCTTTTCGCGCAGCAACCGGGCCTTGTCGCGCTGCCAGTCGCGTTTCTTCGCCGTCTCGCGCTTGTCCGCCAGCTTCTTGCCCTTGGCGAGGCCGAGCTGCAGCTTGGCGATGCCGCGTTCGTTGAAATACATCTGCAGCGGCACCAGCGTGGCGCCCTCGCGCTTCACCATGCCGAGCAGCTTCGCCAGCTCGCGCCGATGCACCAGCAGCTTGCGCGTCCGCCGCGGCTCGTGATTCATCTGGTTCGCGGCCTGCCCGTATTCCGGGATATGGGCGTTGAACAGATACAGCTCGCCCGCCTTCGGCCCGGCGTAGGATTCGCCGATGCTGGCCCGCCCGGCACGGAGGGATTTCACCTCCGTGCCCAGCAGCATGATGCCGACTTCCAGCGTGTCCTCGATGAAGTAATCGTGCCGTGCCCGGCGGTTATCGGCGACAATCCGATAGCGCTCGGCCTTCTGGGCGGCCTTATCGCCCGACATGGCGGTAACCCCGCTTTGACATCCGTGTTAGTTGAGCAGACCCGCGCTTTTCATCGCCGCCTCGACCCGCGCCTTGCTGGACGCGGCGATCTCGGTCAACGGCAGCCGGGTTCCGGCGTCCGACTTGCCCAGCAGCGACGCGGCGTATTTCACCGGGCCGGGGCTGGATTCGCAGAACAGCGCCTCATGTAGCGGCATGAGCCGGTCGTTGATCTGCTGGACCTTGGTGAAATCCCCGGCCTTCCACGCGGCATGCATCTCCGAGCAGAGACGCGGTGCCACATTGGCGGTGACCGAGATGCAGCCATGCCCGCCCTGCCCCAGATAGGCCACCTGGGTGCCGTCCTCGCCGGAGAGCTGGGCGAAATCCGCATCGATGGCAAGCCGTGTCGTCACCGGGCGGGTCAAGTCGTTGGTTGCGTCCTTCACGCCGACGATGCGCGGCAGCTTCGCCAGTTCCGCCATCGTCTCCACCTTCATGTCCACGACCGAGCGGCCGGGAATATTGTAGATGATGATCGGAATGTCGGTCGCATCATGGATCGCCTTGTAATGGGCGATCATGCCGGCCTGGGTCGGCTTGTTGTAGTAAGGCGTGACGATCAGCGCCGCATCGGCACCGGCCTTCTGGGCATGCTGAGTCAGGCTGATCGCCTCGGCGGTCGAGTTCGAGCCGGTACCGGCAATCACCGGCACGCGCCCCTTGGCGACCTCGACGCACAGCGCGGTGACGCGGTTATGCTCCTCATGGCTCAGCGTCGGCGATTCGCCGGTCGTGCCGCAGGGCACGACGCCGTTGATGCCTTCTTTGATCTGCCAGTCCACGAAAGCCTGGAATTTTTTCTCGTCCACCGCCCCGTTTGCGAACGGCGTGATCAAGGCGGTGATGGCACCGCTGAACGGCGGCTTGGCCATGACGAGTTCTCCCTCTGGCTTTCGGTTTGCGCGGACCTGCAGCGGCCCGCCCCCTTGCGCACTCTGCGAAGGGCCGAAGACCATAGCGCCCGACCGCCCGCCCCGCAAGCATGCCGGCAGCGCTGGCACACATCGGCTTCCTACGCCAGCACCGCGATTATCGCTTAGTGCGCACATCTTGCTGTAAGCCCAAGAAAACGTTAGGATTGAAAGGATAAAAGGCGCGCCAAAAATCAGCCGATCGCGGCTTGGGTCACGACCATAAACAGTTCAAGGGGCCGGCATGCCAATTCGTCTTGCAGTGCTATTTCTGTGTCTGGTCGCCTGGCCGGGCGGGCATGTCGTGGCTGCCGATACGCTGAAGCCGGCGCAGAAGGAGCTCTACACCAGGGTCTTCGAGGCGGCGCAGGCGGATAAGTGGACCGAGGCACGCGCCAGCGCCAGCAAGGCGCCTGCGGGCAGCCGCGACGCGCTGCTGGACAAGGCGCTGCACTGGATGGACCTCACGCGGTCCGATACCGACGCCACCTTCGCCGAGATCACCGCCTTCCTGCACGCCAACCCGTCCTGGCCGCACCGCAACACGCTGCGCCTGCGCGGTGAGCAGAAGATGCCGGATACCCTGCCCGCGACGGCGGTTGCGCAATGGTTCGACGAGTTTCCACCGCTGACGCAGGATGGGCGGCTGCGCCAGCTGGCGGCACTGCAGGCCAGCGGCCACAAGGAGAAGCTGACCGGGCTGGTCCGCACCATCTGGCAGCGCAGCGTGTTCAGCAAGAGCGTCGAGACCGACTTCCTGAAGAGTTATGGCGGGCTGCTGCGCGCCCAGGACCATGCCAGGCGGCTCGACTGGCTGCTGTGGGAAGGGCACCTGTCCAGTGCCGAGCGCATGCTGCCGCTGGTCCCCGCCGACCTGCGCGCGCTGGCCAATGCGCGCATAAAGCTGCGCGACCTGCGCCCCGGTGTCGATGCCGCCATCGACGCCGTGCCGAAGGCGCTGCAGGACGATCCCTCCCTGCTGTATGAGCGCATCCGCTGGCGCCGCATGAAGGGCCGCACCGACGAGGCCCGCGAGCTGCTGGCCAAGGCGCCGGCCGATCCTGCCAATGCCAGCTACTGGTGGCGTGAGCGGGC
This sequence is a window from Oceanibaculum indicum P24. Protein-coding genes within it:
- a CDS encoding D-amino acid dehydrogenase; this translates as MRITVLGAGIIGITTAYRLARDGHRVTVIDRQPGPALEASFANAAQIAAALSGPWAAPGVPGQILHWMRRTDSPMRFRLKADPAQWLWSLRFLAECRRDRFETTFRRMLDFGRYSQRMLAGVKQETGLAYDQLEKGILKLCTTPETVAELADFEAILRRSDIPAQRIPIDEAIALEPALEASHDRLAACLHLPTDETGDAHLFARGLAERCEALGVDFRYGHDIRDVELHKGEILSVRTHKGEIDGELFVLALGSHSPRLARKLGLSLPVYPVKGYSATVPVGTSNSAPQVSLYIAEKKVAMSRLGGRLRIAGMADIAGYDLNLEQARARQVLESGLSLFPDIDGKEAEFWCGLRPLTPDGLPVLGSCRVPNLLLNTGHGTYGWTYACGSAQVIADLAAGRTPDHDLSGMTISRFSL
- a CDS encoding DMT family transporter, which produces MSQRQAYLLLALAALFWAANPALGRFLVGSVPPISLSFWRWSGAVIVMAPLALPALWKQRATLRQDWLAVLVLGFLSVTGFTTLVYVGLRYTTATNLSLLNATMPVMILIVARLLLGHVIGRQRLMGVAVCLAGVVLIVGQGSLETLLAVRFNPGDPIILAAMLCWASYSVLLARLKPRLPMLPFQLAAFVAGWFFLGLGFAWEAAAGAAWWPSPADVGWVPLVSLVFLAVFPSVLAFLFWQKGIEATSPGTAGYFIYLVPVFGTLLAVLTLGERLYWFHFAGMAAIFAGIWLAQRTTAKTG
- the smpB gene encoding SsrA-binding protein SmpB, translating into MSGDKAAQKAERYRIVADNRRARHDYFIEDTLEVGIMLLGTEVKSLRAGRASIGESYAGPKAGELYLFNAHIPEYGQAANQMNHEPRRTRKLLVHRRELAKLLGMVKREGATLVPLQMYFNERGIAKLQLGLAKGKKLADKRETAKKRDWQRDKARLLREKG
- the dapA gene encoding 4-hydroxy-tetrahydrodipicolinate synthase → MAKPPFSGAITALITPFANGAVDEKKFQAFVDWQIKEGINGVVPCGTTGESPTLSHEEHNRVTALCVEVAKGRVPVIAGTGSNSTAEAISLTQHAQKAGADAALIVTPYYNKPTQAGMIAHYKAIHDATDIPIIIYNIPGRSVVDMKVETMAELAKLPRIVGVKDATNDLTRPVTTRLAIDADFAQLSGEDGTQVAYLGQGGHGCISVTANVAPRLCSEMHAAWKAGDFTKVQQINDRLMPLHEALFCESSPGPVKYAASLLGKSDAGTRLPLTEIAASSKARVEAAMKSAGLLN